CGATCGCGAGTTTTTCAAGCCGCGGACCCAGTCCGTGTGAAGGCACGCACATTAAGCCCGAAGTCGTCGCACCGGGCGTTGATGTAGTCTCAAGCGTTCCCGGCGGCAACTACAGTTCGTACAACGGCACGTCGATGGCAGGGCCGCACGTCGCGGGCGTCGTGGCACTCATGAGACAGGCATGCCCGAACTGCGACCCGACGACGATTAAGGAAGCGTTGCTAGCCACCGCGATTGACTCAGGTTACGGCGCAACAGGAGACGACAACGTATACGGCTACGGTTTCGTCGATGCGTGGGCAGCAGTGAATTTCGTTTACAATCTTGGATCGGTTTTCGGAGTCGTCACGGCAAACGGAACTCCAGTCTCCGGTGTGGAAGTCGAGATTTTGGAAGACGGAAGGACGGCGACTACGGCTGCCGACGGCTCCTACTCGCTCGGCGTCAGCGCAGGCAACTATACGTTAAGTTTCACGAAATTTGGCTATCTTCCTCTCACGATCAGCAATGTGACGATCTTAGAAGGCGAGCAGACTGAGCTTGATCCTGTGCTTACGCTGGCCCCGACGAATATTGTTTCCGGACATGTCTACACGTCGACCGGAGCAGACCTTCCGGATGCGTTGATCGAAGTACTTGACGCTCCAATACCGTCGGTCACGACCGACGGAAGCGGCTCCTACTCCTTGTCCATGCCCGCAGGCAATACCTATACTTTGCGTGCGACGGGATCGCGCGGAGCCGACCGTGCGGTGTTTTTGCTTAGCGCGGATACGACCATCAACTTCGCGATGCCGCAGGAAGTACACTGCTATATCTTCGAAACAAGTTCGGAAGGCTGGTACCGCGACTCGCTCAATGACACGGCAACGCGCGGACGCTGGGGCAGAATGAATCCGGAGCAAACCGAAAATAACGGGTTCATTTGCCAACCGGAGGATGACCACACCGAAAACGGAGTAAGCTGCTTTGTCACCGACGGCAACGCAGGCAGTGTCGCGGGAGAAAACGACGTTGACGGCGGCAAGACGTCGCTGCTTTCGCCGATATGGGACTTGAGTAACGATCAAGACGTCGTGATCGAGATGTACAGTTGGTTTTCGAACGACAATGGCAACAACCCCGGCGAAGACTATTTCGACGTGTTCATTTCGAATGACGCTGGCACGACTTGGGTTTCGATGATGCACGAAAGCGAGGACTGGGAAGAGTGGCGGCGCTGCATCTTCTTGCTGGAAGACTACGTCGCGTTGTCCGATCAGGTGCAAATGAAGATCGTTGCACAGGATTTGGGCAACGGCTCGCTCGTCGAAGCTGCGGTGGATGACATTTGCGTATTGGCTTCCGCGACTTTGCCTCCGGAAGATCTTACGATCGTGATGCTGGACGAGGGAGTAAAACTCACGTGGCGTCCTGCGGAACGGGCAACAAGCTACACGGTTTGGCGCGGAACGGAATTTCCGCCAACAACTTCAAACACGGTGGTCGTAACAACCGTTACGGACACGTCGTTTGTCGACATGACGAATCTCGATTCATTAGGATATTATTTTGTAACAGCTAATCGTTGATCGATTAGCTTTGGCATAGGAGAAAGCGACCGGAATGGTGACAACAGAAAATCGGGTGGCCGAACTGACGCGGCCGTCTTCGGAGTTTCCGCGAAATTTTTTGGCGGAGGAACTGACGCTATCAAGTTGGGACGACGTTTCGAAATATTACTCCGATCTGGAGCACCGCGCGATCGACAGTGTGGATGACTTGGAGACGTGGATCGCGGACGGCAGCGAATTGTCTTCGTTCCTGTCCGAAGAGTCTTCGCGCAGATACATAGCGATGACGTGTTCGACGGACGACGAGCAGGCGGAAAAAGACTATATGGTCTTCGTTGAGCAGATTGCTCCGCATTTGAAGGAAGCGCAGGACAAATTGAACCGCAAGTTAGTCGCGTGCCCGTTTGCGGAACAGCTCCCGCCGCGTTACGAAGTCTATCTTCGTTCGAGCCGCAACGCCGTAGAACTTTTCCGCGAAGAGAATATCGCGTTGGAGACGGAACTTGAACTCCTTTCGCAGAAGTACCAGAAGATATTCGGATCGATGACCGTCGAGTGGCAAGGCGCGGAGATTACGATACCGCGCGCGCTGGCTTTGCTTGAAGAACCTGACCGCGGCGTGCGCGAACAAATTTACAAGCTGGTTGCAGAACGCCGCTTGCGGGACCGCGACGAACTCGAAGACATCTTCGACGAAATGCTGAAGAAACGGCACCAAGTTGCATTGAACGCAGGTTTTGAAAACTACAGGGATTACAAGTTCCGCGAATATGAGCGGTTTGACTATACTCCCAGCGACTGCGCAGCCTATCATAAAGCGATTGCGGAACTTGTTGTGCCGATTTCTCGCGAGGCTTCCCGCCGCCGCAAGGAAGCGCTCAAGGTGGATTCGCTCCGGCCATGGGATCTCGAATGCGATCCGTACGGACGCGATCCCCTTCATCCATTCACCAATGCAAGCGAACTGGTTGCCAAGTGCTCGAAGATTTTTCACAAACTCGACGAGGAGCTTGGTGCGCAGTTTGACAAGATGAACAAATTGGGATTGCTCGATCTCTCCAGCCGCAAAGGCAAAGCGCCGGGCGGATATCAGAGCGATTTGGCCGAGATGCGGCTGCCGTTTATCTTCATGAATGC
This region of Calditrichota bacterium genomic DNA includes:
- a CDS encoding S8 family serine peptidase, which gives rise to MSRLVWVTLIMLTGLLAAHAAEISPAFDTELSLATTGQFVSGIVILESPVDIQALDDALHARKASRAERYSEVYSALHYNARTTQPKFKGELDAGKELGLVDGYTAYWIENMFVVSAKPEFFNALRHRSDIRSLSENFEAVLIEPVSRHDIAVSDDEMRRPDRDPLDTETTTEGLDAIGATRVNRELGIDGEGVLVANLDTGVDGNHPALASRWRGLTAGPAAAWHDVINSGPNFPTDNNAHGTHTMGTICGREIETNGDTTTVGCAPGAEWIACNAIDQGVSNFFNNDVLDAYEWFANPDGDSLTIDDVPDIVQNSWGVNDLFPGYTECWDYWDTAILNLEALGCVVTFSAGNEGPSGSSMRSPAIHAYNEVQMFSVGAVDASNFGTPYPIASFSSRGPSPCEGTHIKPEVVAPGVDVVSSVPGGNYSSYNGTSMAGPHVAGVVALMRQACPNCDPTTIKEALLATAIDSGYGATGDDNVYGYGFVDAWAAVNFVYNLGSVFGVVTANGTPVSGVEVEILEDGRTATTAADGSYSLGVSAGNYTLSFTKFGYLPLTISNVTILEGEQTELDPVLTLAPTNIVSGHVYTSTGADLPDALIEVLDAPIPSVTTDGSGSYSLSMPAGNTYTLRATGSRGADRAVFLLSADTTINFAMPQEVHCYIFETSSEGWYRDSLNDTATRGRWGRMNPEQTENNGFICQPEDDHTENGVSCFVTDGNAGSVAGENDVDGGKTSLLSPIWDLSNDQDVVIEMYSWFSNDNGNNPGEDYFDVFISNDAGTTWVSMMHESEDWEEWRRCIFLLEDYVALSDQVQMKIVAQDLGNGSLVEAAVDDICVLASATLPPEDLTIVMLDEGVKLTWRPAERATSYTVWRGTEFPPTTSNTVVVTTVTDTSFVDMTNLDSLGYYFVTANR
- a CDS encoding M3 family oligoendopeptidase, with product MVTTENRVAELTRPSSEFPRNFLAEELTLSSWDDVSKYYSDLEHRAIDSVDDLETWIADGSELSSFLSEESSRRYIAMTCSTDDEQAEKDYMVFVEQIAPHLKEAQDKLNRKLVACPFAEQLPPRYEVYLRSSRNAVELFREENIALETELELLSQKYQKIFGSMTVEWQGAEITIPRALALLEEPDRGVREQIYKLVAERRLRDRDELEDIFDEMLKKRHQVALNAGFENYRDYKFREYERFDYTPSDCAAYHKAIAELVVPISREASRRRKEALKVDSLRPWDLECDPYGRDPLHPFTNASELVAKCSKIFHKLDEELGAQFDKMNKLGLLDLSSRKGKAPGGYQSDLAEMRLPFIFMNAVGTNDDVFTLLHEGGHAFHAFAVREEPLHAYRHAPMEFSEVASMSMELLAMSVLDEFYDTADKARTIRTEMEGKIVLLTWIATIDEFQHWIYTHPTHTRTERREFWRSLVEKYGVGADHTGFEEARDYRWHAQLHLFEVPFYYIEYGIAQLGAFQVWSRSRKNAAEALRGYKHGLSLGGSRPLPKLFSATGVQFDFSSEMIAPLMQEVRDEMAKQAALEAH